The Candidatus Eremiobacteraceae bacterium region GACTGGTACGATGTTCTTCACACCTTTGCCAGGTGCGGCGTCTGAAACGTTGCGTCGCTTAGAGCAAGAAGCATCACTCCAAGTGTAGCCACACACACAAGCGTTTTCGCGTTAAAGATTAACATCGCCATGACGTTATTTCCCTTAGTGTAGTAAATGGTCGTGGCGGAGCTTACTTCTCTGGCCCTATCGGGAATTGTTCCTGGCCAGCGTCGACTTTGAAGCGCAGTTCGCGCGTCAGATTATGCTCACTGCACTCAAATAGCTTCCAGTAAAGCTCAGCAAGACAACCCAAAGCGGCGGCGTCGTTTGGGACATCTCCGTCGATCGTAACGATACCGACGCGAATACCCTGGGGTTCTGTCTCTTCGGCGAGGCAGTCAACGAACACGCGCAATGCGGCTTTATTGATGCTCAGCGATGTCTGCTCCACTGACGGCGACTGAGCGAGGCCGCAGCCGGAAAACAGAATCGCCCCGCCGCGTCGGCGCATCTCCCTTATCGCAAGCTGTGAGAACGAGACCGCAGCGGCGACGTTCACGCGGAAATCGGAGACTATGTCGTGCGCATTGAGCAACGACAGATGTTTACGGGAGGGCGAAAAAGCATTGTAAATAAAGACGTCGCAACTCTCGGCTTGATTCTTAATGATGTGGATCGCATGGTCAAGGGCCGGTTCGTTGCTCACGTCACATTGGAGCGGGAAAATGGAT contains the following coding sequences:
- a CDS encoding SDR family NAD(P)-dependent oxidoreductase, which produces MDETQSTNRQPACVIAGAGPRLGLAIAKRYAQAGFASFMLLREPPRIAAQAASMRACDLSIFPLQCDVSNEPALDHAIHIIKNQAESCDVFIYNAFSPSRKHLSLLNAHDIVSDFRVNVAAAVSFSQLAIREMRRRGGAILFSGCGLAQSPSVEQTSLSINKAALRVFVDCLAEETEPQGIRVGIVTIDGDVPNDAAALGCLAELYWKLFECSEHNLTRELRFKVDAGQEQFPIGPEK